A window of Opitutales bacterium genomic DNA:
TGCAGCTCACCGACAGACACCATGGAAAGTCCCGAAGAGCTCACCGGCTTTATCATCGCTCTGCGTGCGGCATTCCCCGACCTCCATATCGCAGTGACACAGCAACTAGAATCCGGCTCTACCGTGGTCACCCGCATTCGTTTCACAGGCACACACCTCGGCACATTCCTCGACATGCCACCCACTCACCGATCGGTCGACATTGAAGGCTGCATCATCAGCCAATTCAAAGACGGCAAGATCCTCAAAGAATGGGAAATCCTAGATCAACTCACCCTACTCAAACAACTCGGTGCAGCAGCCTAGCCAGCCAGGCCCACTGGCACTAATCCAAAAAACCACAGCTAGATCTTCAAGACTTCGGACCTGCTTCACTAAAAGACAGAAGAACAAGAGATACCGACGGTTCGGAAAAACAAATCTCTGCGTCTCTGCGCGAGACTAAATCCAAGACTCAAAGTAAACACACACGCCTTAGACACCCACGAAGCAATTTTTAAACTCGCGCGGAGACGCAGAGGCGCAGAGGTTTTTCAATATGCACGAGAATGAAATCGGTGATGAAATCATTAGCTCTGCCATTGAGGTTCACAGAGAGCTGGGTCCAGGTTTACTCGAAATCGTCTATGAGGTCGCACTGGCGCATTTATTGGTCTCGAAAGGTATCCAATGCGAAAGGCAGGTTCAGATCCCAATTCAATTTCGCGGCATCCAGTTTGATGAAGGCTTTCGCGCAGACTTGATCGTATCGGACAAAGTCATCGTAGAACTTAAATCAAAGACACAAATAAACGCAGCTGACCGAAAACAAATCCAAACTCAACTGAGGCTCACCAAACTCAAACTAGGCTATCTTCTAAATTTTGGAGAAGCTTTATTGAAAGACGGCATCATAAGAGCCGTAAACGGCCTAGAAGAATAAACCTCAGCGCCTCAGCGCGAGGCTGAACCCCGCATTCAAAGCATACCCATCGCCGTCAACCGGCACGAAGCCAGCTCCTCTCCACGCTCGGAAACGCTCAGGTTTTTTAGTATGCACGAGAATGAAATCATGGGCCTTTAAAAGCAGGTTCACAGTCAGCTACATCTTCAAGATTTCGGAGCTGCTTCACTCAAAGGCAGAGGAACAAGAGCTACCGACGATTCGGAAAAACAAATCTCTGCGTCTCCGCGCCTCTGCGCGAGGCTAAATCCAGCATCACAGGCACATAGCAAATATTGCCAGTCAAAGTTGATGGCGAGTGCCATAACACCCTCACGGAAAGACAGAGGAAAAGAAATTCGCGTTCATTAGCGGATGGATCCAAATGCCAGAAAGTCCAACTAGCCAGTGCCTGCCCGTCGCAACGATCGAAGCGGACTCTTTCCCTGCATTCTGGGCAGAAACAAAAAGCGATGTTGATCGTCTTGGATAGTTGGTGATTTCGGCTGGAGCCAGGAACATTGAGGGCCCCATGTTTTGTCCTGAATATTCGCCAACCTACTATGCTTTGTACTTTGATGATCCTTGCGGAAATCGACTAGAGGTATGTAATAGAATCACTATTAAAATAGAGAGACTCGCCGGACAAAACAAAGCTCACAATGTCGGCTAATGCCGCGATCAGAGCACGTCAGCGTTCGACGGAAAAGAATTTGCACCTCTTAAAACGGTGGCTACCTTTACCATCAATGAGTCCTACGGTCTTCTATCACAGAAACTACCGATTTTTCTTCTTTTCTCGTTAAGAACCACGGATGCATATCCACATCTATGCTCCCTCTGGAGAGGCAAAATTCTGGATTGAGCCATCAATCGAACAAGCTGTAAGCAAAGGCTTTAATTCGAGAGAACTCCGAGAAATCGAAACCCAAATAAAGGAAAAAGAAAATGAAATCAGAAATGAATGGAATCGGCACTTCGGAATCAATTCCTGACATTCAGGTTCAGGGAATCTCCCCGCATGGTTTTTGGCTTTTAACCAAGGAAAGAGAATATTTCTTAGACTTCGAATCATTCCCGTGGTTTAAGGAAGCAAAGATAGACCAGATCTTTAGCGTCAAGCTGTTGAACGGGCACCACCTGTTCTGGAATGAGCTCGATGTAGACTTAGAACTCGATTCTTTGGATGAACCAGAGAGATTCCCTCTAGTATCGAAAACATCCTAAACAATCGAAGGTCGAACAAAAATAAATGAGAAGGCACCACAGAACTGGATTCCTTCTAAGAAATATGTGCTCAAAAAGCAATAATCTCACGCCCACTTCGCTCAAGGCACAGAGGCGCAAAGAAAATGCTGGATGATAGTTGAGTCACAGGCAGTTCAATCGCGGTATGGGTTGGCCAGCAACAGACCAATCATCGGCAATTCTGGGAATCAGTCGAAATATGGATGATTTGAGCTGAATCCTCACGGCATGAAGATAGCAGGAAAAATTAGCGTTAATTCGCGTCCATTAGTGGATAGATCCAAATGCCAGAAACCCAAATAGCTACTACTCAACCGTAGCAATCCCGCCCATCCCTATCCAAGTGGACTCTTCCCCCAAAGACCTCACCCCACTATCTCTTTCCTCGCCCCAATATCGCCCCAATATGCCAAAGTACTTTTAACCACTATCAACCCGCGTACGCGAAGCACACAACCAAGCACATGATGTTCAGCCACTTCCGTCTCACCATCACAACTAACATGAGTCCCCAGGATTATCAGGATGATTCGTTGATATAATACTAACTGTTTAGCAAAATGAGCAACGTCGGATTGGTGATTTTTGATTTAGACGGTACACTTGTTGATAGCGAGAAGCTTTGTAATCAAGCGTTCCTGGATCTTATACCTGAATTAGACCTTACTGTCGATCAGTAGGTTTGTCGTTTTCGTGGATCGAAGCTCTCCGTGATAATGGAAGGACTTTCGCGATTGATAGGCAG
This region includes:
- a CDS encoding ester cyclase, which produces MNHQETAQNFISEAFNRGNLTIIQDTIHPDYRCSSPTDTMESPEELTGFIIALRAAFPDLHIAVTQQLESGSTVVTRIRFTGTHLGTFLDMPPTHRSVDIEGCIISQFKDGKILKEWEILDQLTLLKQLGAAA
- a CDS encoding DUF2442 domain-containing protein — protein: MKSEMNGIGTSESIPDIQVQGISPHGFWLLTKEREYFLDFESFPWFKEAKIDQIFSVKLLNGHHLFWNELDVDLELDSLDEPERFPLVSKTS
- a CDS encoding GxxExxY protein — encoded protein: MHENEIGDEIISSAIEVHRELGPGLLEIVYEVALAHLLVSKGIQCERQVQIPIQFRGIQFDEGFRADLIVSDKVIVELKSKTQINAADRKQIQTQLRLTKLKLGYLLNFGEALLKDGIIRAVNGLEE